The DNA region CTTCCGATGGCATTTCCGGAGCTCGTCCTTGGCTTGGCACTGCTCCTCCTCTTCGGCAGGACTGCCATCGGAGAAACCCTCAGCGACCTTGGGGTGAAGATAGTCTTCACAAAGCTTGGCATTGTTGTGGCCCAGTTCTTCACTGCCCTGCCCTACGCAGTCAGGGTGATCTACACAGCCTTCGAGGGGGTAAGCCCGCGCTACGAGCTCGTCGCGAGGAGCCTCGGCTACTCCGAGTTCGAGACCTTTAAAAGGGTTACCCTACCTATGGCCAAGGAGGGCCTTTTTGCCTCGACAATAATCTCGTTCGCGCGCTCGATGGGCGCCTTCGGGGCCGTGCTCATCTTGGCTGGTGGGAGCTACATGAACACCGAGATACTGCCGGTGACGCTTTACCTGAACCTCTCCTACGGCAACATTGGTATGGCAATAACAAGCGGAATAGTCCTCGTCATGGTCTCGTTCCTCGCGATACTCCTCTTCGAGAGGCTGGAGGGTGGCAAGCATGGCTCTGTTAGAGGTTGAAAGCCTGGGCATAGACCTTGGAGACTTCCACCTCAGGGACATCTCGCTCTCGGTTGAGGAGGGGGATTACCTGACGGTCATCGGGCCAACTGGGGCAGGAAAATCCATCCTCCTTGAGGCCATTGCTGGCTTTTATCCCCTCCTATCCGGCAGGGTGATCCTCGACGGCCGGGACGTGACGAAAGAACCGCCGGAACAGAGAGGGATAAGCATAGTCTATCAGGACTACATGCTCTTCCCCCACCTGAGTGTTTTCGACAACATTGCCTTCGGCCTTAGAAAGAGACTCTTCAAGGGAGAACTCGAGAGAGAGGTGCGAACCATAGCTGGGGAGCTCCACATTGAGCATATTCTCCACCGGAAGCCCGGAACGCTGAGCGGTGGAGAGCAGCAACGTGTTGCCCTCGCGAGGGCCCTCGTCGTCAGGCCTAAGGTCCTCCTCATGGACGAGCCCTTCTCCGCTCTGGACGCAAAAACGAGGGAGAGGCTCCGCTCGCTGGTGAAGGGGGTCATAGCTGAATACGGCACGACGGTGATCCACGTCACCCACGACTTCGAGGACGTTTTTGCCCTGGCAAAGCACGTCGCGGTGATGAGGGAAGGGAGAATCATTCAGTTTGGAACACCTGAGGAGGTCTTCTCAAGACCCGGAGATGAGTTCATAGCCGGCTTCGTCGGGACGAACCTGCTCTGGGGGAATGTCACCGGGAGGAAGGGCGGACTCACCGTGGTTAAGGTCGGCGACGTAATCCTATATACCTCGGACGGATCGGATGGGGAGGTTATCCTCTCCCTACGGCCGGAGGAGATTATAGTCGCGAGGGAGCCCGGTGAGTGCTCGGCCCAGAACGTGGTTCCAGTAATGGTTGAGTCCATGGAAAGGCGGGGCCAGCTTGTCTGGCTGAGCCTTTCGCTGGACGGTCTCTCCCTCCGCGCCGTTGTAACCCCGAACGCGGTGGAGCTCATGGGGATAAAGCCTGGGAGGAGGTTCTACGCCCTCTTCAAAGCGAGCGCCCTGAGGGTGATAAAATGAACCTGGTGAGGCTCTTTGAGCTGTACCTAGATGAGGACTGCCCCTACTTCGACGAGACGACCGAGCTCCTTGGGGTTAAGGGAGCGGGAGTAATGAGGATAATCTCCAGGGAAGGTGGAGTCTCGGCCTGCACCGAGGAGCTTTCCTGTTTTCTTTCCTCCCTCGGTCTGAACGTCGAGTCACTCCCGAGCGGGGGTGAATTTGAACCCGGTTCAACGATCCTGCGCGCCGAAGGCGACCTGAGAACGCTCTTCAGGGTCTGGCGCGTCTCTCAGACGTTCCTCTCGATAACCTGCGCGATAGCGACGGAGACGAAGAGACTCGTAGAGCTCGCGAGGAAGACCAACCCGAACGTCATCGTTGCGACGACGCGCAAGACCCACCCCGGGATGAGGTACTTCGAGATTAAAGCCGTTAGGGCTGGAGGGGGTGAGGTTCACAGGAACTCCCTCAGCGACTCGATACTCGTGACGCAGAACCACCTCCGCGTCGCCCGCCGGCTCGGAAAGCTAAAGGCACTCAAGAAGGTCGAACTAGAGCCGAGGACTGCTGGGGAGACCGTGGAGTATGCCAAGACCGTTGACGTTATACTCCTCGACCATTTCTCACTTGAAGAGCTCAGGGAACTCGTCCCGACGCTGAGGAAGCTGAACCCATCACTTGAGATAGCCGTCGCCGGCGACATCAACGCCCGGAACATAGTGGAGTACGCAGAGATTGCAGACGTAATCATCACGAGCGCGCCTTACTACGCCAGACCCCTCGACCTGACGATGAGGATTGAGAGGGAGTGAAAGCTTACGATTCTAGCAGGGTTTAAACCTCCGGAGAAGTCTTTGGGGATAGGAACAAGAAGCGTCTTGAACCTTTAGAATCCAAGGAACCGGGAAAGTGCCTTGAAGAACTCTGTCTTCCTGCCCTGCTCCGTTACGAAGTGGAGAACCCTCAGCTCTTCGAGGGTCTCGCCGTCAATGCTTACCTTTCTGCCCGCTTCCTCCACGTTCCTGCTTTCGGCAAGTGCTCTAACGACTTTCCAGCCTTCTGGAAAGAGGCCGTTGAAGTATTGCTTAAGCCACTTCCCACCAATCGAACGGGTGAAGAGCTCCCCCTCTCGCGAGAGTTTGTAATAGGTGTGGTGCTTGTGAACCTCAAAGGCCTTCTTGAAGCGTGCTTTGCTCCGCTTTATCGCGCTTCCAGAATCGCGTTCAACGAGCCCGAGCTCGATTAAATCGTCTATCGCGTCGTTTATTAGTTCGACCGAAAGGCCGCTCATCTTCCCCATCATCCTGGCGTAATCGACTCCAGCTTTCCTGAGGTGAAACAGAACGTAGAGGTGAACCGGGGGGAGCTCAAATCCTCGGGAGGAACCTGCCCGTTCTTTTGACGTAGCTTCTCCACTCATCGCTGAGCCTCTCCTCAAGGGCCCTCTCCTCCTCGCTTATAAACCCCACCACCGCGAGCCAGTAGACAAAAGGTAGAGCGAGCATGAAGCCTCCAACGACGAGAGAGAAGCCCGGGATTATCATGAGGCCCCAGATAGAGTAAATTGGGTGCCTGACTCTGAAGTAACAGCCGGTTGTGAGCAGTTTTCCCTTGGAGTAAGCCCCCAAAACCTGGAGATAACAGAGGAGCCACATGGCCACCCCCACGGTAACCAGAGCCGCTCCAGACCTGGATAACCTCGGAATCCAGATTCCAAAGGTGGAATTAAGATAGAAGGCAAGGAGCGCGTAGGGAACTGCGAAAAACGAGACTTTTGGCTCTATTCCCCAGAACCTCATCGCTCACTCCTCTATCAGCGGCTTTTCAGCTTTCTTTACCTGTACCTGCTCCCAGAGGTCGTCGAAGTTCTCAACGACGCGCTGGAGAGCAGTCTTAAGGTCCCTCGTTCTCGTGAAGAATGCCACCTTGTTGGTCTTGTCCCATATTCTCAAAAAGTTCGGCCCCATTCTGAAGGCGGCTAAAACGTCAACGTCGAGGAGCTGGCCCATAACTGCCTTGAACTTCCGGGGATCACCGTGCCCCCCACTCTCATCCTCCTCAAAGCCCCTGGCCCTGTTAAGTCTCTTCCCAATGAGCCTGACGGTTCCGTTCTCACAGACCTCGTATATCCCAAAGAACTCCGAGTCGCCGTAGTGGGCATCCACGAGCTTCTCGTCATTCTCCATTCCGAACGCAACCTTAAGGCATCTCACCTCGCTCATGAGCATCACCACCGCAGCCTTCGGGATTTGGATTTATAAGAGTTAGGGCCACCGAAAAATTTAAATACTGTGCATATGCACATAATAATGAAGAGATGGAGGTGGTAGATTATGAAGGTTGCAGTACCAACAAACGGTGGAGGGCTCAACGACACGGTTGCCCCCGTGTTCGCACGTGCCCCCGCATTCCTCATAGCAGACGTTGATGAAAACGGCAACATACTCAACGAGAAAACCATCCAGAACGGTGCAGCAATGGCAGGAGGCGGAGCCGGCCCAATGGCCGTCCAGACCCTCATCAACGAGGGCGTCGAAGCGGTGATAGCCCCGCAGGTTGGCCCAAACGCCCTCGGTGCCCTACAGGCAGCAGGGGTAAGGCTCTACCAGGTCGCACCGGGAACCCCAGTCGAGGAAGCCGTAAAGATTGCAGCGAGCGGAAGCGCTCAGACGTTCAACGTGCCGGCCCCACCTGTTGGGGGCCCCGTCAACCAACCGACGTACGCTCCGTATCCAATGACCACAGCTGGCCCAGGCACCCCGGCCTACCCAGCATACCCTGCATACGGTTATGGCTTCGGCCCCGGCAGGGGTAGAGGCTGGGGCCGCGGAGGAGGCTGGGGAAGAGGTAGAGGATTCGGACGCGGAGGGGGTAGGGGCTGGGGCGCCCAGCTCGGTTACTGCCCGTGGACCGGTCAGCCAAGCAGGAGAACCTGGCTCGCAAGGTTCTTTGGCTGGTGGTGAACCCCTTTCTTTTTAATCTCCAGGAGGGTCGTTGATGCCACGCGGAATGGGAAGACAGCGGGGAAGGGGGTACTGGGGGTTTCCCTCTGGTCTCTATGGGATACTTGATCTCATGTTCCTGGTGATCCTGGTATACCTGCTCTTCAAACTGTTCATAGTGGCCGCGGTTTACCTCGTAGCCCTTATTGTACTCGTGCTCGTTTGGAGGGCAATAAGGGGGTACGGCAGGGCGGCTTGGCCCGGAGGTTACCGGTGGTGACCTCCCTTTCAACACAAGGCTTTTAACTTAGGCCAACCTAATGCCCGTGGAGGTGATAGGAGTGAGGATACTTTTCCCGACAGTTAGGGGAGGACTTGACGATCAGGTGGCTGGCATGTTCGCGAGGGCACCAACGTTTACACTTGTTGATGTCGACGAAACTGGAAACGTGACCAACGTTCAGGTGGTGGCAAACCCCGCCGCACAGTCGGCTAGAGGAGCGGGCGTTACTGCGGCCCAGTTCTGCATAGACTCTGGAGTCGATACAGTTGTGGCCCCTCAGTTTGGGCCCAATGCATCCAGTGTCCTTCAGGCCGCAGGCATCAGGGTATTCTCCGTTCCAGGCCCTATGACCGTGAAAGAGGCCGTTGAAGCCCTCCTGCATGGGGGGCTTAGCCCGGCTGTGTTTGGACCTGAGGGCGGTGGAGCCGGTGGGGGAATGGGAAGAGGAATGGGGCGCGGCATGGGGCGAGGTAGAGGAATGGGACGTGGAATGGGCGGTGGCCGAGGCAGAGGCGGCTGGTAAGCCGCTTTCAAAATATTTAAATTTCGCGGCGGGTAGTGCTCTTCTGCATCCGCTATCTCCCCCATAGCCCCCTCGGCATCGGGAAGCCCTGACCTCGGGAAAATGGTGCTCTAGGTTCTCGTGTTTAAACACCCTATCTTACTGAACCTCTTGAATCCCGGATGAAATTTAAGACACTGATGGTTCTGGGCCACGGCTGGGAGTTGCCCTTACCATGATCCCTGAGCCCCTGCGAGCGTTGTTGCCGTTATGAGCCTTGTAAAGAGCGCTGGGTGGAAACTAACGCCATGAAGCTCCTTTGGACAGCTTTTTATACGGTACCCTAATAATAACATTGAGGTGATTCAATGCCCGTTATGAGGCTCTGGCACGGAAGGGTGCCAATCGAAAAGGCGGACGAATACGAAAAGTTCCTTATCGAGAGGGCGGTTCCGGACTACGGCTCCGTCGATGGACTTCTAAAGCTCTACTTCACGAGGAAGGATGAAGGAGACGTTGCCCACTTCCTTCTCGTCACGATATGGGACTCAATGGAGTCCATCAAAAAGTTCGCCGGGGAAAACCCGGAGATAGCGAAGTACTATCCGGAGGACGACGACTTCCTGCTGGAGAAGGAGAAGTACGTTCAGCACTACAGGATCTTCTACGAAGGGTGAGAAGGGATGAAGAGGAGCCAACTCTGGGCAGGTATTCTCTCACCCCCGATTGCCCTAGGCGGAATAGGCGTAGCGATCCTGATAAACCGCCCTTGGTGGAGGCTCACGGACAACGCGATAAGCGACCTGGGAAAGGTCGGCCTCCCGTACAATTGGGTGATGAACGTTCCGCTGTTCATCTCAGCGATTCTGGCAATCTACTACGCGGCCGGTCTGTTTGGTGAAGTTAAAAACAGGGTTTTCAGGCTTGGAATTGCCCTCTTCATGATCGGACTGGCCTTCTTGGCCGGGGTGGCGCTCTTCCCGGAGGGGACTGAGCCCCACTACCACGTCAGCTGGGGGTTCTTTCTGGCCGGAAGCGTCGGATATCTGATAGCAGGAGCCGGCCTATGGCCCGAAGGCCTGCGGAAGTTCGGAGCCTTCACGACCCTGCTTTTCACCGCCGAGGTCCTCCTCGCAAGATGGGCTTTCGAAATCTTCACGGGCGTTGCAATCGCCGAATTCATCGGGATCTTCGCCATGATAATCTGGCACTACGCGCTGCTGTGGGAGAAATTCTTCGCCGAAAAGAGTTAGAGGGTTAAAGGCTGGCTTCATCCCACAGCGCCAGCCCGTTCTCCTTCAGTTTCCTCTCAAGGAGTTCTCCGAGGAGCTCCTGTATAAAGATCTCGGCCACAAAAACCTCTCCTTCAACGAGATGGCCTCCATAGATCATGCCGTCGGAGTCTCCTAAAGCAACGTGGATGTGAGCAAAGGGTTCCCCATCCTTGAGGCTTATGTTACCAGCGAGAGAGACTAGCTCATAGGCACCCGTCAGCTCGATGACCTTGTACTCCCCGGCTTCCTCATCGAAGTAACCTATTCTCGGGTTTTTCAGACTCCCAATGGCGCTGACGGTTCCAATTAAGACGTTGTTTTTCTTTGCAAACTCATTTATGAACTTCAGGAGCTCCTCCCCCTCCGGAACCCTGAACAGGAAGTTCCTCCCCCTCGAGAACCTCACGGTACTCACCTCAAAGCTAATAAGCCTCCCCCGATTTAACCGTTTGGGTGAAAAGAATGAACATCAAAGGGGCGATAATGAGGGTCTTTCCAGAGATTCCGGAATTCGGCGAGGTTGACTTCTCCCAGTACTCAACACCCTACGCGGCAGTGCTAATGGCCTTCTTCGAGAGCGGGAAAAGCGGCTTAAGGGAATTCGAGGAGTTCGTTGAGAAAAACGGCGGAACGAAGGCCGACGTTGGAAGGTTTCTCATCTCAATCTTCCAGTACCTTCTCATCCGGTACCGCCGCTACGGGGATGAAAAGGTCGAAGTGCCGGCGTTTAAGGTCTTCCTGACCCTCAAGGGCTGGCTCAGCGAAAACGGCTTCGAGAACGATTACAGGCGGCTCTTATATTCATTCGTCGGCTACCTCGTGGATATAGCGGAGAAAATTGCGGAAAGGTTCGACTG from Thermococcus sp. includes:
- a CDS encoding ABC transporter permease, coding for MERLSFRALTVFIAFLFTFFLFMAIATLFFVPGPGEILEALKSEEMVYSLKLSLITASISTLLVILIGIPIGYALSRFEFRGKSAVKSIIDLPMAFPELVLGLALLLLFGRTAIGETLSDLGVKIVFTKLGIVVAQFFTALPYAVRVIYTAFEGVSPRYELVARSLGYSEFETFKRVTLPMAKEGLFASTIISFARSMGAFGAVLILAGGSYMNTEILPVTLYLNLSYGNIGMAITSGIVLVMVSFLAILLFERLEGGKHGSVRG
- a CDS encoding NifB/NifX family molybdenum-iron cluster-binding protein, with the translated sequence MRCLKVAFGMENDEKLVDAHYGDSEFFGIYEVCENGTVRLIGKRLNRARGFEEDESGGHGDPRKFKAVMGQLLDVDVLAAFRMGPNFLRIWDKTNKVAFFTRTRDLKTALQRVVENFDDLWEQVQVKKAEKPLIEE
- a CDS encoding DUF2250 domain-containing protein, whose product is MSGEATSKERAGSSRGFELPPVHLYVLFHLRKAGVDYARMMGKMSGLSVELINDAIDDLIELGLVERDSGSAIKRSKARFKKAFEVHKHHTYYKLSREGELFTRSIGGKWLKQYFNGLFPEGWKVVRALAESRNVEEAGRKVSIDGETLEELRVLHFVTEQGRKTEFFKALSRFLGF
- a CDS encoding isoprenylcysteine carboxylmethyltransferase family protein codes for the protein MRFWGIEPKVSFFAVPYALLAFYLNSTFGIWIPRLSRSGAALVTVGVAMWLLCYLQVLGAYSKGKLLTTGCYFRVRHPIYSIWGLMIIPGFSLVVGGFMLALPFVYWLAVVGFISEEERALEERLSDEWRSYVKRTGRFLPRI
- a CDS encoding DUF998 domain-containing protein; protein product: MKRSQLWAGILSPPIALGGIGVAILINRPWWRLTDNAISDLGKVGLPYNWVMNVPLFISAILAIYYAAGLFGEVKNRVFRLGIALFMIGLAFLAGVALFPEGTEPHYHVSWGFFLAGSVGYLIAGAGLWPEGLRKFGAFTTLLFTAEVLLARWAFEIFTGVAIAEFIGIFAMIIWHYALLWEKFFAEKS
- a CDS encoding antibiotic biosynthesis monooxygenase, producing MPVMRLWHGRVPIEKADEYEKFLIERAVPDYGSVDGLLKLYFTRKDEGDVAHFLLVTIWDSMESIKKFAGENPEIAKYYPEDDDFLLEKEKYVQHYRIFYEG
- a CDS encoding PPC domain-containing DNA-binding protein, coding for MRFSRGRNFLFRVPEGEELLKFINEFAKKNNVLIGTVSAIGSLKNPRIGYFDEEAGEYKVIELTGAYELVSLAGNISLKDGEPFAHIHVALGDSDGMIYGGHLVEGEVFVAEIFIQELLGELLERKLKENGLALWDEASL
- a CDS encoding NifB/NifX family molybdenum-iron cluster-binding protein, producing MRILFPTVRGGLDDQVAGMFARAPTFTLVDVDETGNVTNVQVVANPAAQSARGAGVTAAQFCIDSGVDTVVAPQFGPNASSVLQAAGIRVFSVPGPMTVKEAVEALLHGGLSPAVFGPEGGGAGGGMGRGMGRGMGRGRGMGRGMGGGRGRGGW
- a CDS encoding ATP-binding cassette domain-containing protein, translating into MALLEVESLGIDLGDFHLRDISLSVEEGDYLTVIGPTGAGKSILLEAIAGFYPLLSGRVILDGRDVTKEPPEQRGISIVYQDYMLFPHLSVFDNIAFGLRKRLFKGELEREVRTIAGELHIEHILHRKPGTLSGGEQQRVALARALVVRPKVLLMDEPFSALDAKTRERLRSLVKGVIAEYGTTVIHVTHDFEDVFALAKHVAVMREGRIIQFGTPEEVFSRPGDEFIAGFVGTNLLWGNVTGRKGGLTVVKVGDVILYTSDGSDGEVILSLRPEEIIVAREPGECSAQNVVPVMVESMERRGQLVWLSLSLDGLSLRAVVTPNAVELMGIKPGRRFYALFKASALRVIK
- a CDS encoding NifB/NifX family molybdenum-iron cluster-binding protein, giving the protein MKVAVPTNGGGLNDTVAPVFARAPAFLIADVDENGNILNEKTIQNGAAMAGGGAGPMAVQTLINEGVEAVIAPQVGPNALGALQAAGVRLYQVAPGTPVEEAVKIAASGSAQTFNVPAPPVGGPVNQPTYAPYPMTTAGPGTPAYPAYPAYGYGFGPGRGRGWGRGGGWGRGRGFGRGGGRGWGAQLGYCPWTGQPSRRTWLARFFGWW